The following is a genomic window from Caproiciproducens sp. CPB-2.
AGTTTGAAAGCCGCATCAAGGGCCTTGTGGACGAGGTGAAGGCGGAAGGGAATATCATACTGTTTATCGACGAGGTGCACAACCTTGTCGGCACAGGCGACGCGGAGGGCTCCATGAACGCCGCCAATATCCTGAAGCCGGCGCTCTCAAGAGGCGAAATACAGGTAATCGGCGCGACGACGTTTGTGGAATACCGCAAGTACATTGAAAAGGACGCCGCCCTGGAAAGGCGTTTCCAGCCCGTTACCATAGCGGAACCCTCCGTAGAGGAGACCGTAGACGTGCTGATGGGCATCAAATTTTATTATGAGGCGTATCATCGGGTCCGGGTGCCGGAGCAGATTGTACGCAAGGCTGCGGTCCTTTCCGAACGGTATATCAACGACCGTTTTCTGCCGGATAAGGCGATCGATCTTCTGGACGAGGCGTGCGCCTGTGCCGCGCTGAGAAATATTCCCATGGCGGATTATGATTCAGCCAACTTTGAGCTGGAAAAGCTAAAGGAGCGTGAGGAAGAGCTTACGGCGGACGACGTTCAGCCGGATTATGAAAAGCTGGCTGCGGTGCGCACCGAGATTTCCAGGCTGGAAGACAAAACGAGGCAGCTGGCCCCTTTGGCGCTGGGAGCCGAGGTAGAGGAAAAAGACATCGCGCGCGTGATCGAGCTCTGGACCGGTATCCCCGCGAGCAGAATTCAGGAAAACGAGCTGAAAAAGCTGGCGGATATCGAGGGCATTTTAAATTCGAAGGTTATCGGGCAGCAGGAAGCGGTAAAAGCTGTTTCGGCGGCGATCCGCCGCAGCAGGGTGCAGATCAGCCCCCGCCGTAGGCCTGCGTCTTTTATCTTTGTTGGTCCCACCGGCGTGGGAAAGACCGAGCTGGTCAAGGTGCTGTCAAAAGAGCTGTTTGACACGCCGGAGACACTGATACGGCTCGATATGTCCGAATTTATGGAGAAGCATTCGGTGTCCCGCATTATCGGCTCGCCGCCGGGTTACGTCGGCTACGACGAGGCCGGTCAGGTCACGGAGAAGGTCCGCCGCCGTCCGTACTCGGTTCTGCTGTTTGATGAAATTGAAAAGGCGCATCCCGACGTGATGAACATCCTTCTGCAGATTCTGGACGAAGGCCGCATTACCGACGCGCACGGCCGCACCGTCAACTTCGAAAATACCGTCCTCGTCATGACTTCCAACGCGGGCAGCGAAAAGAAGGAAGGCGCGCTGGGATTTGCGAAGAGTGCCGCCGACGTCACCCGTGAAAAGGCGATGAAGGCCCTCTCGGACTTCCTGCGCCCGGAATTTTTGAGCAGGGTGGATGAGATCATCGTGTTCCGTTCGCTCAGTGTGGACGATTTTGAGGCCATTTCCCACCTGATGCTGAACGAGTACGTCGGTTCCCTGAAGGAACGCGGTATCCGGCTGGTTTATGACGATAAAGCCACCCATTATCTTGCGCAGCACGCCTTTGGCGGCAAGAGCGGCGCCAGGGACCTGAGAAACCTGATCCGCCGCCAGGTGGAGGATAAGATTGCTTCTCTGATCGTAGAGAATTACGGCGATACGGTCACCGGCATTGCCGTGACGGCGGATGAAAAAGATGGGATTATCCTGAATGTTTTGAAATAAAAATTAAAAATTTGGAGGAACGGTCGATAACGTGTTGACATTTGCCACTGAACTATGCTACAATAATAGCCGTCGCTAAAATGCGAGTGTAGTTCAGTGGTAGAACTCCAGCCTTCCAAGCTGGTCGTGTGGGTTCGATTCCCATCACTCGCTCCATGGGTATAAGCGCCAATAGCTCAGCTGGATAGAGCAACTGCCTTCTAAGCAGTAGGCCAGGGGTTCGAGTCCCTTTTGGCGCGCCATATATGGTGGATGTAGCTTAGCTGGTTAAAGCGCCAGTTTGTGGCACTGGAGACCGTGGGTTCGAATCCCATCTTCCACCCCATTTAAAAATTGGCGCGGGGCATAGCTGAGTTGTTCCGCGCTTCATATTGGGCTGTAGCCAAGGGGTAAGGCAACGGACTTTGACTCCGTCATTCCGTAGGTTCAAATCCTGCCAGCCCAGCCAATAGGGCCTGTCTGCGGGCGTTGTACGCGGACAGGCATTTGTTATTGACATTAGCTTCCAAAGCTGATATAATATACAAGCTGTTTATGAATCATTAGCTCAGTCGGTAGAGCACTTGACTTTTAATCAAGGTGTCCGGGGTTCGAATCCCCGATGGTTCACCAAAAGAACCGCATGAATACTGGATTTTTCCAGTTCATGCGGTTCTTTGTTTTCTATTTACGTAGTAACGACGTAGTAATTATGACATCTTCTCAATTGATGGCCGGAGTTTTTCGGCGGTCTGAAAAATGTAACTATCAATGTCTACCTGGAAGTCCGCATGGCCCATGATTGCAATGAAATCTTCTTCTTGCACCCCTGCTGCAGACATCATCGTCGCGCAGGTCCGGCGGCAAGCATGCGGGGTAAGACGGCGAACCCCGATTTCCTCCAATGTAGGATAAAAACAATTCTTGCGGAAATAGTTTGCCGTGTAAGGCATTCCGTTATCCCGGCAGAATATCGTCTGACCGTCCTTCTCCATCCATGCCAGCAGAATCGGAAGTACCTTGTGGTGGACCGGGACGATCTTGTTTTTTCCGGCGTCGGTTTTGATGCCTCCGTACAGAGCGTATTCTTTCCCGTGCTGGTGAACACTGAACCTATTCAGACTCAAAAATTCGGTGATGCGCAGACCGGTGTAATTCAGGAAAAGGACACAATCGGAAAATGGTACCTTCTCGGCACCGTTCAGACCAAAAGCAGCGTTCTCAATTTTCTTCCGCTCAAGTTCGTCCCAGCAGTCTTTTACGCCACCTTTGTCTTTCGGAAGATCGAGCAGCTCGGCCCAATTATCGTGGATGATATTATTCTTCATGGCGTACTTGCACAGCAGGCCCATCAGAGTCTTAATATCATGTAGCGCGGAGTATGACGCCGGTTTCAGCATGACAGGAATGCCGTCTTTCATAATCGGCTTTCCTTCTTTGTCCAGCTTCTGGCGTTCCTTCTGAAGCGTCTCAATGATATTCTGGACGACTTTCAAACCTGAAATTTATAACTGCTTCTGTTACGCCATACTTCTCAGCCATATCAGATTTGAATGAACGAAAGTCCCATGTCGTTTTAAGAAGTGATTGAACTTTCTTGATTTCTGGTAAAAGCGAGTAGTACGGTACTAAAAACTGAGCCGAGCCCTCATTCGCTTCCCATTCCCAGAATCCGGTGTTAGGCATTCTTTTGGACTTCATGTCCATACACGAAAAAGTATCGATCCCAAGATCCCGATGCTTTGTCATATGTATAATTTCATGCCCGCAATCGAAATTTTGCTCAATTGGCGTCCTGCTTTCATTCAAGACAACGGTATCAGTTTTCTCGCCTAATAAAATGGCCGCACAAAATCCATTTGTGTGAAATGAGTGATACTGAATATCAGCATGTCTGGAACAAAGGTCTACTGTATCTATCGGGAAAGAATCATAGTCAATACTGAAATAATCATGCAACTGATTTACAAAACTATACAACTCTAACTTTGTACTCCCCATTCCCATATGTACGCCTTTCCTATTTATTCTTTTCTTTGTGTGCTCTGTAAACCGTTAAAAGGAAATCCGCGTCATCCTTATCAAGGCCATACGGCTCGAGCCCCTTTTTGAGCCGGAAAAACGCTCCGTCCAGCTCCGATGAATCGGAGCTTTTTTGACGTCCTACAAGATAATCAAGGGAAACGTCAAAAAAGTCAGCCACAACTTTCAATTTTTCAGTGTTTGGAGAAGCCTTGTCCCATTTTACTATTGTCCCGTTTCCAAATCCAAGGGCCGCTTCTAAATCGGGCAGACTCATTCCCCTTTCGTTTGCAAGCTCACGAATTCTATCTCGTAACGTCATAAAAAGATCACTCCAATTTTACAAGAAAAAAATCTTGAAATATACTTGACAACAAGATAATAATCGTGTAGTATATGGGTATAGCAAGAACGAAATCGCTAAAACACCCTCGAATGCATATCGAAGCCCCCGCATTATATGCATTCACAAGATTATAATCTATTACATCAGTGATTATTATATTAGATTATAATCGCGTGATTGTCA
Proteins encoded in this region:
- a CDS encoding helix-turn-helix domain-containing protein, translated to MTLRDRIRELANERGMSLPDLEAALGFGNGTIVKWDKASPNTEKLKVVADFFDVSLDYLVGRQKSSDSSELDGAFFRLKKGLEPYGLDKDDADFLLTVYRAHKEKNK
- a CDS encoding tyrosine-type recombinase/integrase gives rise to the protein MKDGIPVMLKPASYSALHDIKTLMGLLCKYAMKNNIIHDNWAELLDLPKDKGGVKDCWDELERKKIENAAFGLNGAEKVPFSDCVLFLNYTGLRITEFLSLNRFSVHQHGKEYALYGGIKTDAGKNKIVPVHHKVLPILLAWMEKDGQTIFCRDNGMPYTANYFRKNCFYPTLEEIGVRRLTPHACRRTCATMMSAAGVQEEDFIAIMGHADFQVDIDSYIFQTAEKLRPSIEKMS
- a CDS encoding ATP-dependent Clp protease ATP-binding subunit; translated protein: MMCSRCHKRPAVVFISPTVNSKESQGLCLVCAKELGIKPVNDLMEKMGITEEQMEAMESELNELMTANADGTEEEDSGDDGFVPGGAATFPFLQNIFSGNESSPEKIQNNEPVKKDRREKRKTKRKHLDAYCTNLTAKAQAGEIDNIVGRDKEISRVIQILSRRTKNNPCLIGEPGVGKTAVAEGLALRIAKGTVPARLMRKEIHLLDLTALVAGTQFRGQFESRIKGLVDEVKAEGNIILFIDEVHNLVGTGDAEGSMNAANILKPALSRGEIQVIGATTFVEYRKYIEKDAALERRFQPVTIAEPSVEETVDVLMGIKFYYEAYHRVRVPEQIVRKAAVLSERYINDRFLPDKAIDLLDEACACAALRNIPMADYDSANFELEKLKEREEELTADDVQPDYEKLAAVRTEISRLEDKTRQLAPLALGAEVEEKDIARVIELWTGIPASRIQENELKKLADIEGILNSKVIGQQEAVKAVSAAIRRSRVQISPRRRPASFIFVGPTGVGKTELVKVLSKELFDTPETLIRLDMSEFMEKHSVSRIIGSPPGYVGYDEAGQVTEKVRRRPYSVLLFDEIEKAHPDVMNILLQILDEGRITDAHGRTVNFENTVLVMTSNAGSEKKEGALGFAKSAADVTREKAMKALSDFLRPEFLSRVDEIIVFRSLSVDDFEAISHLMLNEYVGSLKERGIRLVYDDKATHYLAQHAFGGKSGARDLRNLIRRQVEDKIASLIVENYGDTVTGIAVTADEKDGIILNVLK
- a CDS encoding ImmA/IrrE family metallo-endopeptidase, whose product is MGMGSTKLELYSFVNQLHDYFSIDYDSFPIDTVDLCSRHADIQYHSFHTNGFCAAILLGEKTDTVVLNESRTPIEQNFDCGHEIIHMTKHRDLGIDTFSCMDMKSKRMPNTGFWEWEANEGSAQFLVPYYSLLPEIKKVQSLLKTTWDFRSFKSDMAEKYGVTEAVINFRFESRPEYH